One Paroedura picta isolate Pp20150507F chromosome 3, Ppicta_v3.0, whole genome shotgun sequence genomic window carries:
- the DUSP9 gene encoding dual specificity protein phosphatase 9: MEALGKSTAWLRAELASPAPRLHILDCRSRELYDSSHVERALSVALPGLLLRRLRKGNLSVRSLLPGPPGGLGGNTVLLYDEGTLHLSHARDPDEDNEESVLLTLLQKLQEEGCLAYYLQGGFSKFQAECPYLCETNLDPASTSSSPVPLAASVVGLGGLSLSSDCSDAESEPLSSGGMESEGASPPSFPVQILPNLYLGSARDSANKEMLAKLGIHYILNVTPNLPNLFEKNGDFHYKQIPISDHWSQNLSQFFPEAIEFIDEALSRNCGILVHCLAGISRSVTVTVAYLMQKLHLSLNDAYDLVKRKKSNISPNFNFMGQLLDFEKSLGLGKGGRRPAPGQTFFTSPTDDSVFELDPT; the protein is encoded by the exons ATGGAAGCCCTGGGCAAGTCCACGGCGTGGCTGCGGGCCGAGctggcctcccccgccccccgcctgCACATCCTCGACTGCCGTAGCCGGGAACTGTACGACTCGTCCCACGTGGAGCGGGCCCTGAGCGTGGCCCTCCCGGGACTGCTGCTCCGCCGGCTCCGTAAGGGGAACCTTTCGGTTCGGTCCTTGCTCCCTGGGCCGCCGGGCGGCCTCGGGGGGAACACCGTCCTGCTGTACGATGAGGGGACGCTCCACCTCTCCCACGCGAGGGACCCGGATGAGGACAACGAGGAGTCGGTGCTGCTGACCCTGCTGCAGAAGCTGCAAGAGGAAGGGTGCCTGGCGTACTACCTGCAGG GAGGCTTCAGCAAGTTTCAAGCCGAGTGCCCGTACCTTTGTGAGACCAACCTGGACCCGGCCAGCACCAGCAGCTCTCCCGTGCCCCTGGCAGCCTCCGTCGTCGGGCTGGGGGGCTTGAGCCTCAGCTCGGACTGCTCAGACGCCGAGTCGGAGCCCCTGAGCAGTGGCGGCATGGAGTCCGAGGGGGCCAGCCCGCCGTCCTTCCCTGTGCAGATCCTGCCCAACCTCTACCTGGGCAGTGCCCGCGACTCGGCCAACAAGGAGATGCTGGCCAAGCTGGGCATCCACTACATCCTCAACGTCACGCCCAACTTGCCCAACCTCTTTGAGAAGAACGGCGATTTCCACTACAAGCAGATCCCCATCTCGGACCACTGGAGCCAGAACCTCTCCCAGTTCTTTCCCGAAGCCATCGAGTTCAttg acGAGGCCCTGTCTCGGAACTGTGGCATCCTGGTGCACTGCCTGGCCGGGATCAGCCGCTCGGTCACGGTCACGGTCGCCTACCTCATGCAGAAGCTCCACCTGTCCCTCAACGACGCCTACGACCTGGTGAAGCGCAAGAAGTCCAACATCTCGCCCAACTTCAACTTCATGGGGCAGCTGCTGGACTTCGAGAAGTCCCTTGGCCTCGGCAAGGGGGGGCGGCGTCCCGCCCCCGGCCAGACCTTCTTCACCTCCCCCACCGACGACAGCGTCTTCGAACTGGACCCGACGTAG